Below is a window of Arabidopsis thaliana chromosome 2, partial sequence DNA.
TAGCTCTAACAAAGCGGTTCTTACCGTTGATAATCAGTTGAGCCCTGCACATACGTTGCTTCAGATTCGTTGTGTTGATCAAAAGGGACTTTTCTATGATATCCTCAGGACTTCCAAAGACTGCGATGTCCACGTACGTTAAAACTGATCTCTCTAACATTAAGAGAACCTAACCTTACCTCTGCTAAGAGAAGTTGGGACTTCTATGGTTGAAAGATTTGTATAACTCAAGTagttcttgtttctttatcCAGATTGCATACGGTAGGTTCTCCTCCAAGGTTAAAGGTTATAGGAATTTGGAGTTGTTTGTTAGAGGCACAGACGGGAATAAAATAATGGACCCAAAACATCAAGCCAACTTCTGTGCTCGACTTAAGGAGGAAATGGTGTGTCCTTTGCGAGTGATTATCGTGAACCGAGGACCAGATACTGAGCTATTAGTAGCCAACCCTGTGGAACTATCCGGAAAAGGAAGACCACGAGTTTTCTACGATGTCACACTTGCGTTGAAATCACTAGGAATCTGCATCTTCTCCGTAAGTACTGTATAATAATACATTGTGTTCTCTAAGCTTTTTGAACGGTTATTTTCGGTTTGTTTTAAGATTGGCATTGCGTTTTCTTGTAGGCTGAGATTGGGAGACATTCGACTTTAGATCGACAATGGGAAGTTTATAGATTTCTTTTGGATGAGAGTCGTGAATTCCCATTGGCTAGCCTCCGTGCGAGAAATCAAGTAGTAGATAGAGTCACAAAGACACTTATGGGTTGGTGAAGCGGATGAGAGTGAGCTTTCATGAACGTTATGCTACACTCAAGGggacaaagaaacaaagtctTCTTCGCTTGCGGCTTCGGGTCGATGAAAAGAGTGATGCAAGGGGGTTGTGATTGCTGTTGTGTGGAGCTAATAGCGTTGTAAAGCTTTGGAAATTGTAAAAGGATTATATAACCGCAATTGCAATGAATGCTTGTAAACTCACTTTGCAAAGGTAACATTTCCGTTGACTAGGTGGTCACTACAAGAGAGCGACAGAGTTGACCCGAGCCAGAATCGCAAACATGTTACATTTAGCCATGTAGTGGCCTTTGGGGGATAATATGGTAATTAGACAAATTGTATCGAAATATATTTAGAGTGTTGCCATCAAAGATCTCTGTgtttttgaattctttttaatcatatactgaaatttgttttagttgtcATCAATATATTCATCTACTACTGTACTAATCCCTTTATAATTGAGTTTATATAACGAAGAAAAAGGAGATATAGATGCATTGACAAGTCCATAATTATGTTTAGTTGTTTACCATTGGATCTGAAATAGATTCGAAAAATTAAACGgttaagaaaaaggaaacgcgttaattaaaaataaaaaaacgaagCGGTAGGGTTAATTTCGTCGTTTCGTTATCCGTTGTCGCTCGCTCGTGCTTCATCGGCGGCTAGTAATCCAGTGCAGCAGAGGTCCTCCTATCTTAACGAAAGCTGTGATTCTCCTTCGTCTTTCAATATCATTCTTAGgtttttgaaattcatgtGTCGTAAGAACCGAGGAAGATGACGACACCAATCACCGGGAAAAACTCTCCTGTTACCGGAAAAGAAGAAGGCGAACTATCTACCTCCGACGACGAAGTATCAATTCTCGCTACTATAACTTATATTTTCTGCTATTGATTTTCACAGTCTGCGAATCTGGATTCTGTTGCACCCTGAACATATCAACTGATCTCTCTCGATTTGTGTGGTTTTTGAGATCTGCCTGTGTTCAATTTGTATGGGTTTATAGATTTGGGGTATAAATTGTGTTAGTTCAGAGACTAGAGCTTATTTCTTAGTGATTGTTCGttgattatttgatttcaAAGCTTTCGTGTTGCATTAATTGCGGCAATCCACTGTTTCCagaatgttttattattattgattagcagatttcaaaaccctaaaatttcaacgattttgtttttcttaggTACAACCAATGCAAACAAGCACGAGATCTCCTCTTACTGAACATATATCAGCAAACACAAATATCCAAAGGCGTCAAGCTggtaaatattatttgttatatgtaACTTCTCCATGGAAGTTGCCTCTGAGACAAActccttgtttttcttttcattgtgACTTGGCAGGAAATGGTGGATCTTTTATTAAGCCTTCTGATGCTACACCAACGAAGCTGACAAACCCTGGAGGCCGGATTTTTGAGACGAAGCAAGCCATTGCTGCCATTCATGGGAAGAAATTTCCTGTAAGGGGCAACAACAGCAACCTCGTGATAAACTTCTCAGATGATGATAGTGGTAGTGAATCTGATTGTAAAGGACGTACACAGACATCAAAGATTCAACCAAAGGGAACCATATCTGGGAATAGAAACCCGTCTAcattttcacaaacaaaattgaaaggACCAAGACAGATTGATATAAGAGCCATAACAAAGAAGGCATTGTCCACTAGCACCTTTAGTCATGCTGCGACGTCCAAAGTCTCCAACCTTTCATTTGCCAAGGAAATGAAATCcaataaatatattcattcCTCTGAAAGGACGGTTAGCAAAGATGCACAGCGTCCTGAACAGATTGTGGAGTCCAATAGCAACAAACTTCAGGATTTAAAGCAGCAGATTGCGCTTCGGGAAAGTGAGCTGAAGCTTAAGGCTGCACAGCCAAAGAAGGATGCCGTTAACCCAAAAATCACTCCAGCAAGGAGGGTCAGTATTATTTCTGATGATACTAGACATCTAGAACCAAACGAACCTCCCAAGAAACGTTTAAAAGTTAGTGGAATTGACACAAGTCAGCCTGTTATTGATTACAGAGTGGCAGCATCTGCGGCTGCACCAATGAATGCGCCAGACATCCGCAAAAGTCTACTGCCAGGTGAGTCTAGAGGCAAACATTGAATTTGCTACTGGCTGTTTCACTTAAACTCTATCTTGGTTATGGAATTcagtgttttgatttttaccACATCTGATATCACCTGACTCTGATGTTTATTTCAGGTGTCAATGCAAATTCTAGTTGCAAACACCTCGGAAGTAAGAGTGATGAGATTGTTCCACCTGTTATTCCTCAGCATACTGTGGAAGGAAATACAAGCTCAAGTGTCTTACAAAAAAGCACCGTACGTGTTACcatggttttgtgttttatgcTTTACTAGAATTGGAAAATTTGACGCAAAGATTATTTAATATGCTACTTATGGGTcagtatttttctttatttgagcgtttttatttttattgcaGGGCAAAGTGAATCATTACGAAGGTGGAAGAGAACTCGAAACAATGAAAAATGTTGATAGGAGCGTGTCAAGTGAACAGTTACTTAAAATAGTCAATGGAAACCATCAGGTTTTTTCTAGATCCTCAAATAACAACTGGAAGCGGCTGGTAGGAATTTGTGATCcttacttttgattttttttttgtgtctgCTTGCAATCTAGCCTTGTTCGAATAATTCTGGCCTCTACAACATCCCGGGAAGTACAACAGTTCCTGGACATAGTCAACTGGATATGCTATCCTTGACGAACCTAGAGGAATCGCTTGACAAAGAGTTGGAGGAAGCACAAGAACGAAAACGCctttttgaaattgaagaaagaaatgCTCTTAAGGTTTATAGAAAGGCACAGAGATCTTTGATAGAGGCAAATGCCAGATGTGCAGAACTTTACAGTAAGAGAGAAATTTTATCTGCTCATTATGGATCTCTCATCGTTCGTGACTCCAGATTGTTGTGGCCTTCTATACATGGTGAGAATCCTGAAACCGGGTTTCACTTCTTGAATAATAGTACTGGAAGCATTGATCTGGCAACCAAAACGGACATTGCTCAGCATTCTCAGCTAGAAAGCAACCACAAATATAACAGTGAATATGTTGGCAGTCATCCTCCACCTCATTCCCGTAGTGGACAGAATTTGGGGTACAGTGATCTTGGTGCTAGTACCTCTGATGGATTGCCTTGCGGTAACAAGCAAACTGCAAGTAGACTATGCTCCCCATCAAGTGATGCAAACATTTTGCCAGATGACGAGTCATTTCCAGTTGACCATGAATCTACCGAGGGGAACCCTGgacatcaaaaagaaaatattgatcAAACACTAGGCAATCAGAATGCTTTGCTTCTTGAAGCATCATTAAGATCAAAATTGTTTGACCGTCTAGGCATGAGGGCAGAATCTAGAGGTGGCACATGTTTCAATGAAGAGACTGTGATAGATAGAGGGGATGAAAGAGATTTCGGAAGTGAAGGAACCCAGAGAGATAACGGTAGTCCTTTCTCCGAAATATATCTGCATAATGATTCTCTAGGTAAGGAGTTTATCTTTAAGAGATTGgcattttgtttagttattatatgatttttttatcttatgtGTGGCTGTGCATTCccttcaaaaaggaaaaataatagCATGGTCGTTTTGCAACCATATTTTACATTGCGGATAGCAAATGCATGAACTGGGGTCAAATGTGATTGAGTTCCCATAGCATTGTCCCGAGATGGATGAACCAACGTGGTCCCCATGTGCTTCACTTTCCTTTATATTTTCAGTAAGATGTCTTCCTGTTTTCAATTTCAGAGCCAGGGGCCAATAAACTGCAAGGAAGTCCATCCGAAGCACCAGTTGAACGACGCTCAATCGAGGAAAATTCGCTAAATTATCAGTTATCTATAGATATGGAGTCCCATAGGAGTTCACCAGAGAATGCCCTTTTATCGTCTGTAGCGTTGTCCGGTCCTTTATTTCGGAGCACAATCTATCATTTGAAAGTCCCAGGGTCTTCAATTACATCTCTGGGACCAGAATATATACTTCAAAACAAGACATATAGCCTATATAGTGATAAAAGACAATGTAGGAGCTTGACGGAAACTATAgtatatgagaaaaaaattggCTTCTACACCTGTAATTTGAAGGTGGACCCTTCTTGGCCTCTCTGCATGTACGAGTTACGTGGAAGGTGCAATAACGATGAATGTTCTTGGCAACATTTCAAGGATTTCTCTGATGACAGTTTGCATCAAAGTCTACATGATCCTGGTACGGCagaatatttttgtaagaGTTCTAGAAATGATATTTCTTTGctaaaatttctaatttttttatcttccaGATGGTAGAGTTGGGTCAAGTTCACATCAGAAGACACATAATTCTTCCAAAGGATCCCAGATTTTGGACTCAGTGTTTTCACCAACTTATCTTGTCTCCTTGGATACGATGAAGGTTGACTCGTGGTCTTATGAGTCCGTTCTGGCTCAAAGACATGGACAAATATGGTGCAAGCACTTTAGTGCCTGCCTAGCCTCATCAAACTCGCTTTACAGGAATGTACCTGCAAAGGAAAATGAAGGTCGAATTGTGGTCCTAGGAAATTCGAAAACATACTCATCATACTTCAGGATTAAGCATAGCTTAAtggtttgtctttgttttctctttcttataaGTTAACCTTAAATTTTGCTAATATCTAGATGCAGATCTGACcgatgttttcttcttttgttgatattCTTATTATCATCTTGCACTGACCTGCTTGGTGCATTCGTAGAATATCCTTAAACAAGGTTCAGATGCTGCTGTTGAACCCATGGAAATGGctcttattattttctttcggGAAGTTGAGCAGTCAGAAGGCTTGATCCAGGCAATGTTGTTTGATTCCTGTCAATATTGTGTTGTATCAAATTTGACTCTCGTTCTAATTTTAGTGGCACATATTTCAGGCCCTTTCTTTGCTTTCACAAGGTCTTGAAGGTGACCCAACTTCTGAGATTCTTTGGGCTGTTTATCTCCTGATTTACCATGCATATGAAGGATCAGATGGGaaagatatgttttcttatggGGTATGTTATCCCCTTCTACGATATTGCCTGCATCTACATAGCCACACCATTTGCATTTTATGATTGATTGTTTGTGTATGTTTGCATATATTCATATACTAATCCAACTTGGTGTTTCTGATAgtgttttacaattttcaaaCTTCTATATAGATGTCTTGGCATGTTATTATCTTTTTCAGTTTCGTTGTCTAGTTACTAgttaattttttatctttgCTATAGAATGCTTTTTGATGCTTCACAGTCTTTCCACCTGGTTTATATGGGATAACATTTCAACTCTTCAGGTCAAACACAGTAGCAGATCATACGTAATTTGGCTTATGTACATCAACAGTCGAGGACAACTTAATGATCAATTAATTGCATATGATACCGCCCTCTCAGCACTTTGCAACCATGCATCTGGGTCCATTGACAGGAATCATGCCAGCGCTTGCATATTAGATGTTTTGTTGCAGATGTTCAACCTTTTGTGCATTTCTGGGAATGTTTCGAAGGCAATACAGAGAATATCCAAGCTTCAGGCTCCAGCAGCAGTTTCTGATGACCCTGACTTTTCACTGATGTCTCACATTCTCACATGCTTAACATATTCTGACAAATGTGTGTTCTGGGTTTGTTGTGTGTACTTAGTTATTTACAGGAAGCTGCCTGACTCTATTATCCGACGACTTGAAATGGAGAAGGAACTACTTGAAATAGAATGGCCTACTGTTAATTTGGATGGTGATCTGAAGCAAATGGCGCTCAGACTATTTGATAAAGGGATGCGTTCCGTAGAACATGGTACCAACAATGGAATACAAAAGCGACCTGCTGGGCTATTTGCTCTGAACTACGCCCTGTTTATGATTGCAGTAGATGAGTTAGAAAGCCGTAGGGACATTTTGAAGGCATCTGTTCAACTCTACCCAACATGCTTGGAGCTAAAATTGTTAGCAGTTAGGATGCAATCAAATGAGTTAAAGGATATGTTTTCGTCTGGGTTTGAAGAGCTTCTCAAGCAGGAAGCAAAAGAGGCGTCATGCATACAGTGTATTTGGAATCAGTATGCTGAATATGCTTTGGAAGGAGGAAGCTACGATTTGGCAAGAGAACTCATGTCCCGGTGGTACGGTTCAGTATGGGATGTTTTGTCCCATAAGTATAAGACAGTACGAggcaatgaagaagaaggggaTGATAATATGCTGG
It encodes the following:
- a CDS encoding zinc finger C3H1 domain protein; this translates as MTTPITGKNSPVTGKEEGELSTSDDEVQPMQTSTRSPLTEHISANTNIQRRQAGNGGSFIKPSDATPTKLTNPGGRIFETKQAIAAIHGKKFPVRGNNSNLVINFSDDDSGSESDCKGRTQTSKIQPKGTISGNRNPSTFSQTKLKGPRQIDIRAITKKALSTSTFSHAATSKVSNLSFAKEMKSNKYIHSSERTVSKDAQRPEQIVESNSNKLQDLKQQIALRESELKLKAAQPKKDAVNPKITPARRVSIISDDTRHLEPNEPPKKRLKVSGIDTSQPVIDYRVAASAAAPMNAPDIRKSLLPGVNANSSCKHLGSKSDEIVPPVIPQHTVEGNTSSSVLQKSTGKVNHYEGGRELETMKNVDRSVSSEQLLKIVNGNHQPCSNNSGLYNIPGSTTVPGHSQLDMLSLTNLEESLDKELEEAQERKRLFEIEERNALKVYRKAQRSLIEANARCAELYSKREILSAHYGSLIVRDSRLLWPSIHGENPETGFHFLNNSTGSIDLATKTDIAQHSQLESNHKYNSEYVGSHPPPHSRSGQNLGYSDLGASTSDGLPCGNKQTASRLCSPSSDANILPDDESFPVDHESTEGNPGHQKENIDQTLGNQNALLLEASLRSKLFDRLGMRAESRGGTCFNEETVIDRGDERDFGSEGTQRDNGSPFSEIYLHNDSLEPGANKLQGSPSEAPVERRSIEENSLNYQLSIDMESHRSSPENALLSSVALSGPLFRSTIYHLKVPGSSITSLGPEYILQNKTYSLYSDKRQCRSLTETIVYEKKIGFYTCNLKVDPSWPLCMYELRGRCNNDECSWQHFKDFSDDSLHQSLHDPDGRVGSSSHQKTHNSSKGSQILDSVFSPTYLVSLDTMKVDSWSYESVLAQRHGQIWCKHFSACLASSNSLYRNVPAKENEGRIVVLGNSKTYSSYFRIKHSLMNILKQGSDAAVEPMEMALIIFFREVEQSEGLIQALSLLSQGLEGDPTSEILWAVYLLIYHAYEGSDGKDMFSYGVKHSSRSYVIWLMYINSRGQLNDQLIAYDTALSALCNHASGSIDRNHASACILDVLLQMFNLLCISGNVSKAIQRISKLQAPAAVSDDPDFSLMSHILTCLTYSDKCVFWVCCVYLVIYRKLPDSIIRRLEMEKELLEIEWPTVNLDGDLKQMALRLFDKGMRSVEHGTNNGIQKRPAGLFALNYALFMIAVDELESRRDILKASVQLYPTCLELKLLAVRMQSNELKDMFSSGFEELLKQEAKEASCIQCIWNQYAEYALEGGSYDLARELMSRWYGSVWDVLSHKYKTVRGNEEEGDDNMLESALSDLNVASDQVDVMFGYLNLSLHNLLQSNWTEARLAIDQALKATAPEHFMHCLREHAVFQLINELQATGEFSINLQMRLLNSYLDRASSLPVKEPLSWKFISNSAEKPRVRKLVTNLLAPVSSELFVVNVVLEAWHGPSLVPEKLSKQKELVDFVETILGLVPSNYPLALSVSKLLRKEEKQSDSGSSSGIHFWAGLNLASTISCAIPVAPEYIWVEAGEIVSDINGFKTRAERFLKKALSVYPMSVKLWRCYWSLCKSIEERRGIEIEEAARKKGITLA
- a CDS encoding zinc finger C3H1 domain protein (CONTAINS InterPro DOMAIN/s: Putative zinc-finger domain (InterPro:IPR019607); Has 249 Blast hits to 219 proteins in 85 species: Archae - 0; Bacteria - 144; Metazoa - 29; Fungi - 8; Plants - 50; Viruses - 0; Other Eukaryotes - 18 (source: NCBI BLink).), producing MTTPITGKNSPVTGKEEGELSTSDDEVQPMQTSTRSPLTEHISANTNIQRRQAGNGGSFIKPSDATPTKLTNPGGRIFETKQAIAAIHGKKFPVRGNNSNLVINFSDDDSGSESDCKGRTQTSKIQPKGTISGNRNPSTFSQTKLKGPRQIDIRAITKKALSTSTFSHAATSKVSNLSFAKEMKSNKYIHSSERTVSKDAQRPEQIVESNSNKLQDLKQQIALRESELKLKAAQPKKDAVNPKITPARRVSIISDDTRHLEPNEPPKKRLKVSGIDTSQPVIDYRVAASAAAPMNAPDIRKSLLPGVNANSSCKHLGSKSDEIVPPVIPQHTVEGNTSSSVLQKSTGKVNHYEGGRELETMKNVDRSVSSEQLLKIVNGNHQVFSRSSNNNWKRLPCSNNSGLYNIPGSTTVPGHSQLDMLSLTNLEESLDKELEEAQERKRLFEIEERNALKVYRKAQRSLIEANARCAELYSKREILSAHYGSLIVRDSRLLWPSIHGENPETGFHFLNNSTGSIDLATKTDIAQHSQLESNHKYNSEYVGSHPPPHSRSGQNLGYSDLGASTSDGLPCGNKQTASRLCSPSSDANILPDDESFPVDHESTEGNPGHQKENIDQTLGNQNALLLEASLRSKLFDRLGMRAESRGGTCFNEETVIDRGDERDFGSEGTQRDNGSPFSEIYLHNDSLEPGANKLQGSPSEAPVERRSIEENSLNYQLSIDMESHRSSPENALLSSVALSGPLFRSTIYHLKVPGSSITSLGPEYILQNKTYSLYSDKRQCRSLTETIVYEKKIGFYTCNLKVDPSWPLCMYELRGRCNNDECSWQHFKDFSDDSLHQSLHDPDGRVGSSSHQKTHNSSKGSQILDSVFSPTYLVSLDTMKVDSWSYESVLAQRHGQIWCKHFSACLASSNSLYRNVPAKENEGRIVVLGNSKTYSSYFRIKHSLMWHIFQALSLLSQGLEGDPTSEILWAVYLLIYHAYEGSDGKDMFSYGVKHSSRSYVIWLMYINSRGQLNDQLIAYDTALSALCNHASGSIDRNHASACILDVLLQMFNLLCISGNVSKAIQRISKLQAPAAVSDDPDFSLMSHILTCLTYSDKCVFWVCCVYLVIYRKLPDSIIRRLEMEKELLEIEWPTVNLDGDLKQMALRLFDKGMRSVEHGTNNGIQKRPAGLFALNYALFMIAVDELESRRDILKASVQLYPTCLELKLLAVRMQSNELKDMFSSGFEELLKQEAKEASCIQCIWNQYAEYALEGGSYDLARELMSRWYGSVWDVLSHKYKTVRGNEEEGDDNMLESALSDLNVASDQVDVMFGYLNLSLHNLLQSNWTEARLAIDQALKATAPEHFMHCLREHAVFQLINELQATGEFSINLQMRLLNSYLDRASSLPVKEPLSWKFISNSAEKPRVRKLVTNLLAPVSSELFVVNVVLEAWHGPSLVPEKLSKQKELVDFVETILGLVPSNYPLALSVSKLLRKEEKQSDSGSSSGIHFWAGLNLASTISCAIPVAPEYIWVEAGEIVSDINGFKTRAERFLKKALSVYPMSVKLWRCYWSLCKSIEERRGIEIEEAARKKGITLA